A single Streptomyces sannanensis DNA region contains:
- a CDS encoding DeoR/GlpR family DNA-binding transcription regulator: MFAAERRQLILEMVRANGAVSLRELARVVQTSEVTVRRDVRALEAEGLLDRRHGGAVLPGGFTRESGFPQKSHLATAEKTAIAELAAGLVEEGEAIVVGAGTTTQELARRLARVPGLTVVTNSLLVAQALAHANRVEVVMTGGTLRGSNYALVGSGAEQSLQGLRVSRAFLSGSGLTAERGLSTSNMLSASVDRALVQAAAEVVVLADHTKLGTDTMFQTVPTDVITRLVTDEPPAHDDRAITELQALADQGVEIAVASEEGARGRTPRQDMPLPGQRRTHVPPGQQLRSAALAEAGPARVADLRRR, from the coding sequence GTGTTCGCTGCAGAACGTCGCCAATTGATCCTGGAAATGGTGCGTGCGAACGGAGCCGTGTCGCTCCGTGAGCTCGCCCGTGTCGTCCAGACCTCCGAAGTGACCGTACGGCGGGACGTGCGGGCGCTGGAGGCCGAAGGACTGCTCGACCGCCGGCACGGCGGTGCGGTACTGCCGGGCGGTTTCACGCGGGAGTCCGGTTTTCCGCAGAAGTCCCATCTCGCGACCGCGGAGAAGACGGCCATCGCCGAACTCGCCGCCGGGCTCGTCGAAGAGGGTGAGGCCATCGTGGTCGGCGCGGGGACGACCACGCAGGAGCTGGCCCGTCGGCTCGCACGTGTCCCCGGGCTGACCGTGGTCACCAACTCCCTGCTGGTGGCCCAAGCGCTGGCCCACGCGAACCGCGTCGAAGTCGTCATGACGGGCGGTACGCTCCGGGGCTCCAACTACGCCCTCGTCGGCAGCGGTGCCGAGCAGTCCCTCCAGGGGCTGCGGGTCTCCCGCGCCTTCCTCTCCGGAAGCGGACTGACCGCCGAGCGCGGCCTGTCCACGTCCAACATGCTCTCGGCGAGCGTGGATCGGGCGTTGGTGCAGGCCGCGGCGGAGGTCGTCGTCCTGGCCGATCACACCAAGCTCGGCACCGACACGATGTTCCAGACGGTGCCGACGGATGTGATCACCCGGCTGGTGACGGACGAGCCGCCGGCGCACGACGACCGCGCGATCACCGAGCTCCAGGCGCTCGCCGATCAGGGCGTCGAGATCGCGGTCGCGAGCGAGGAGGGAGCCCGGGGCCGGACGCCCCGCCAGGACATGCCGCTCCCGGGCCAGCGCCGTACGCACGTCCCGCCGGGTCAGCAGCTGCGCAGTGCGGCGCTTGCGGAAGCCGGTCCGGCCCGCGTGGCCGACCTGCGCAGGCGGTAG
- a CDS encoding helix-turn-helix domain-containing protein → MRADARRNYERLLAEARTAFAEHGTHASLEDVARRAGVGIGTLYRHFPDRHALMSAVFQNEVDALLARSRELLESEQPCAALVQWLRALITHASEYRGLAHALMSASLPSCGIPMREAGHALLVRAQQSGSVRADVSIGDLMQLTNSIALAAEQTPDDPELPDRLLALTLRGLKA, encoded by the coding sequence ATGCGGGCGGACGCACGCCGCAACTACGAACGACTGCTGGCCGAAGCCCGCACCGCCTTCGCCGAGCACGGCACGCACGCCTCCCTGGAGGACGTCGCCCGCCGCGCCGGCGTCGGCATCGGCACGCTCTACCGGCACTTCCCGGACCGGCACGCGTTGATGAGCGCCGTCTTCCAGAACGAGGTGGACGCGCTGCTGGCGCGCTCGCGCGAACTGCTGGAGTCGGAACAGCCGTGCGCGGCGCTCGTGCAATGGCTGCGCGCCCTCATCACTCATGCGAGTGAGTACCGTGGCCTCGCCCACGCTCTCATGTCGGCCTCGCTGCCGTCCTGCGGCATCCCCATGCGCGAGGCCGGCCACGCCCTGCTGGTCCGGGCCCAGCAGTCCGGTTCCGTACGCGCCGATGTGTCGATCGGTGACCTGATGCAGCTCACCAACTCGATCGCGCTGGCCGCCGAACAGACTCCGGACGACCCGGAGTTGCCCGACCGTCTGCTGGCCCTGACACTACGCGGCCTGAAGGCGTGA
- a CDS encoding acetyl/propionyl/methylcrotonyl-CoA carboxylase subunit alpha: protein MRKVLIANRGEIAVRVARACRDAGIASVAVYADPDRDALHVRAADEAFALGGDTPAASYLDINKVLQAAADSGADAVHPGYGFLSENADFAQAVIDAGLTWIGPPPQAIRDLGDKVAARHIAQRAGAPLVAGTPDPVSGADEVVAFAKEHGLPIAIKAAFGGGGRGLKVARTLEEVPELYESAVREAVAAFGRGECFVERYLDKPRHVETQCLADKHGNVVVVSTRDCSLQRRHQKLVEEAPAPFLSEKQNAELYTSSKAILKEAGYVGAGTVEFLVGADGTISFLEVNTRLQVEHPVTEEVTGIDLVREMFRIADGEELGYDDPAIRGHSFEFRINGEDPGRNFLPAPGTVTKFAPPSGPGVRLDAGVESGSVIGPAWDSLLAKLIITGATREQALQRAARALQEFQVEGMATAVPFHRAVVTDPAFAPVDGTPFKVHTRWIETEFVNEIPAFSGAAEAESEEEPGRETVVVEVSGKRLEVSLPSSLGMTLARTAAAGGAKPKRRAAKKSASAVSGDSLSSPMQGTIVKVAVEEGQEVSEGDLVVVLEAMKMEQPINAHRSGTVKGLSAEVGASITSGALICEIKD from the coding sequence GTGCGCAAGGTGCTCATCGCCAACCGTGGCGAAATCGCTGTCCGCGTAGCTCGGGCCTGCCGGGACGCCGGGATCGCGAGCGTAGCCGTCTACGCCGACCCGGACCGGGACGCTCTGCACGTCCGCGCGGCCGACGAGGCATTCGCCCTGGGCGGTGACACGCCGGCCGCCAGTTATCTGGACATCAACAAGGTGCTTCAGGCAGCCGCCGACTCCGGTGCCGACGCGGTCCACCCCGGATACGGCTTCCTCTCCGAGAACGCCGACTTCGCGCAGGCCGTCATCGACGCGGGCCTGACCTGGATCGGCCCGCCGCCGCAGGCCATCCGCGACCTGGGCGACAAGGTGGCGGCCCGTCACATCGCGCAGCGCGCCGGCGCCCCGCTGGTCGCGGGCACACCCGACCCGGTCTCCGGCGCCGACGAGGTCGTCGCGTTCGCCAAGGAGCACGGCCTGCCCATCGCCATCAAGGCGGCGTTCGGCGGCGGCGGCCGCGGCCTGAAGGTCGCCCGTACGCTCGAAGAGGTCCCGGAGCTGTACGAGTCGGCGGTCCGCGAGGCCGTCGCCGCGTTCGGCCGCGGCGAGTGCTTCGTCGAGCGGTACCTCGACAAGCCGCGTCACGTCGAGACCCAGTGCCTGGCCGACAAGCACGGCAATGTCGTGGTCGTCTCCACCCGTGACTGCTCGCTGCAGCGCCGCCACCAGAAGCTGGTCGAGGAGGCCCCGGCGCCGTTCCTGAGCGAGAAGCAGAACGCCGAGCTCTACACCTCGTCCAAGGCCATCCTCAAGGAGGCCGGCTACGTCGGCGCAGGCACCGTCGAGTTCCTCGTCGGCGCCGACGGCACGATCTCCTTCCTGGAGGTCAACACCCGTCTCCAGGTCGAGCACCCGGTCACCGAAGAGGTCACCGGCATCGACCTGGTCCGCGAGATGTTCCGGATCGCCGACGGCGAGGAGCTGGGCTACGACGACCCGGCGATAAGGGGTCACTCCTTCGAGTTCCGCATCAACGGCGAGGACCCGGGCCGCAACTTCCTCCCGGCGCCCGGCACGGTGACGAAGTTCGCGCCGCCGTCCGGCCCCGGCGTCCGTCTGGACGCGGGCGTGGAGTCCGGCTCGGTCATCGGCCCGGCGTGGGACTCGCTCCTGGCCAAGCTGATCATCACCGGTGCCACCCGTGAGCAGGCCCTGCAGCGCGCCGCCCGTGCGCTGCAGGAGTTCCAGGTGGAGGGCATGGCCACGGCCGTCCCGTTCCACCGCGCGGTCGTCACCGACCCGGCCTTCGCGCCCGTCGACGGCACCCCGTTCAAGGTCCACACCCGCTGGATCGAGACCGAGTTCGTCAACGAGATCCCGGCCTTCAGCGGTGCCGCGGAAGCGGAGTCCGAGGAGGAGCCCGGCCGCGAGACCGTCGTCGTCGAGGTCAGCGGCAAGCGGCTCGAGGTGTCGCTGCCGTCGTCGCTGGGCATGACGCTGGCCCGTACCGCCGCGGCCGGCGGCGCCAAGCCCAAGCGCCGCGCCGCCAAGAAGTCGGCGTCCGCCGTATCCGGCGACTCCCTCTCCTCCCCGATGCAGGGCACCATCGTCAAGGTCGCCGTCGAGGAGGGCCAGGAGGTCAGCGAGGGCGACCTGGTCGTCGTCCTGGAGGCCATGAAGATGGAGCAGCCGATCAACGCGCACCGCTCCGGCACGGTCAAGGGCCTGTCGGCCGAGGTCGGCGCCTCGATCACGTCGGGCGCGCTGATCTGCGAGATCAAGGACTGA
- a CDS encoding nucleoside triphosphate pyrophosphatase yields MAAMTASPRRLVLASASPARLGLLRNAGLAPEVIVSGVDEDALDAPTPGELALVLAEAKAAVVAAREDAAGALVIGCDSVLELDGQALGKPADAEEALARWKSMRGRAGVLRTGHCVIDTVTGRRASAVASTTVNFGEPTDAEVAAYVASGEPLHVAGAFTLDGRSAPFIDSIEGDHGNVIGLSLPLLRRLLGELGISITDLWV; encoded by the coding sequence ATGGCCGCCATGACCGCATCGCCGCGCCGCCTCGTCCTCGCCTCCGCCTCACCGGCCCGCCTCGGCCTCCTCCGCAACGCCGGGCTCGCCCCCGAGGTGATCGTCAGCGGTGTCGACGAGGACGCGCTGGACGCTCCCACGCCCGGTGAGCTCGCGCTGGTCCTGGCCGAGGCCAAGGCCGCCGTGGTCGCCGCGCGCGAGGACGCCGCCGGCGCCCTGGTGATCGGCTGCGACTCGGTGCTGGAGCTGGACGGCCAGGCGCTCGGCAAGCCCGCCGACGCCGAGGAGGCCCTCGCCCGCTGGAAGTCGATGCGCGGCCGCGCGGGCGTCCTGCGCACCGGTCACTGCGTGATCGACACCGTCACCGGCCGCCGCGCCTCCGCCGTCGCGTCCACCACGGTCAACTTCGGCGAGCCGACCGACGCCGAGGTCGCCGCGTACGTGGCGAGCGGTGAGCCCCTCCATGTCGCGGGCGCCTTCACGCTCGACGGCCGCTCGGCGCCGTTCATCGACTCGATAGAGGGCGACCACGGCAATGTGATCGGCCTGTCGCTGCCGCTGCTGCGCCGGCTGCTGGGCGAGCTGGGGATCTCGATCACGGATCTGTGGGTGTGA
- the mmpB gene encoding morphogenic membrane protein MmpB → MLWSDPENEPPEELRDAQAMMRRAGLLLAVTIVVLMFLLGLR, encoded by the coding sequence ATGCTGTGGTCCGATCCCGAGAACGAGCCGCCCGAGGAGCTGCGCGACGCGCAGGCGATGATGCGCCGTGCCGGGCTGCTGCTGGCCGTGACCATCGTGGTGCTGATGTTCCTGCTCGGGCTCCGCTGA
- a CDS encoding acyl-CoA carboxylase epsilon subunit, whose protein sequence is MIKVVRGNPTPEELAAALAVVQARAAATAVVSSGAALPAEDWSDPARIARRTYRAPGPRAWARTYWPA, encoded by the coding sequence ATGATCAAGGTTGTACGGGGCAACCCGACCCCCGAGGAGCTTGCCGCCGCCCTGGCGGTGGTCCAGGCGCGCGCCGCGGCGACGGCAGTGGTGTCGTCCGGCGCGGCGCTGCCGGCCGAGGACTGGTCCGACCCCGCGCGCATCGCCCGCCGGACGTACCGCGCCCCGGGCCCCAGGGCCTGGGCACGTACGTACTGGCCGGCGTGA
- a CDS encoding acyl-CoA carboxylase subunit beta has translation MSEPDAMEDIHTTAGKIADLQRRIDEATHAGSRRAVEKQHAKGKLTARERIALLLDEGSFVELDEFARHRSTDFGMEKNRPYGDGVVTGYGTVDGRPVAVFSQDFTVLGGSLGEVFGQKIMKVMDFALKTGCPVVGINDSGGARIQEGVMALGMYGEIFRRNTHASGVVPQISLIVGPCAGGAVYSPAITDFTVMVDQTSHMFITGPDVIKTVTGEDVGFEELGGARTHNTTSGVAHHMAGDEKDAIEYVKSLLSYLPSNNLSEPPAFPEEADLALTAEDIELDTIVPDSANQPYDIHTVIEHVLDDGEFLETQALFAPNIVTGFGRVEGYPVGIVANQPMQFAGCLDINASEKAARFVRTCDAFNVPVLTFVDVPGFLPGVDQEYGGIIRRGAKLIYAYAEATVPLITVITRKAFGGAYDVMGSKHLGADLNLAWPTAQIAVMGAQGAVNILHRRTIAEAEDQETTRARLIQEYEDTLLNPYIAAERGYIDAVIMPSDTRAQIVRGLRQLRAKRENLPPKKHGNIPL, from the coding sequence ATGTCCGAGCCAGATGCCATGGAAGACATCCACACGACCGCGGGAAAGATCGCGGATCTGCAGCGCCGTATCGACGAGGCGACGCACGCGGGCTCCCGGCGCGCGGTGGAAAAGCAGCACGCCAAGGGCAAACTGACGGCGCGTGAGCGCATCGCGCTGCTGCTCGACGAGGGCTCCTTCGTCGAGCTGGACGAGTTCGCCCGTCACCGCTCCACCGACTTCGGCATGGAGAAGAACCGCCCCTACGGCGACGGTGTGGTCACCGGCTACGGCACGGTCGACGGCCGCCCGGTGGCGGTGTTCTCCCAGGACTTCACGGTCCTGGGCGGCTCCCTGGGCGAGGTCTTCGGCCAGAAGATCATGAAGGTGATGGACTTCGCGCTGAAGACCGGCTGCCCGGTGGTCGGCATCAACGACTCCGGCGGCGCCCGTATCCAGGAGGGCGTCATGGCCCTCGGCATGTACGGGGAGATCTTCCGCCGCAACACCCATGCCTCCGGTGTGGTCCCGCAAATCTCGCTGATCGTCGGCCCCTGCGCGGGCGGCGCGGTCTACTCCCCCGCGATCACCGACTTCACGGTGATGGTGGACCAGACCTCGCACATGTTCATCACCGGGCCCGACGTCATCAAGACGGTCACCGGTGAGGACGTGGGCTTCGAGGAGCTCGGCGGCGCCCGCACCCACAACACCACCTCGGGCGTGGCGCACCACATGGCGGGCGACGAGAAGGACGCCATCGAGTACGTCAAGTCGCTGCTCTCGTACCTCCCGTCGAACAACCTCTCCGAGCCGCCGGCCTTCCCCGAGGAGGCGGACCTGGCGCTGACGGCCGAGGACATCGAGCTGGACACGATCGTCCCGGACAGCGCCAACCAGCCGTACGACATCCACACCGTCATCGAGCACGTCCTGGACGACGGCGAGTTCCTGGAAACGCAGGCGCTCTTCGCGCCGAACATCGTCACCGGCTTCGGGCGGGTCGAGGGCTACCCGGTGGGCATCGTCGCCAACCAGCCGATGCAGTTCGCGGGCTGCCTGGACATCAACGCCTCCGAGAAGGCGGCGCGTTTCGTCCGCACCTGCGACGCCTTCAACGTCCCGGTGCTGACCTTCGTGGACGTGCCCGGCTTCCTGCCGGGCGTCGACCAGGAGTACGGCGGCATCATCCGGCGCGGCGCCAAGCTGATCTACGCCTACGCGGAGGCGACCGTCCCGCTGATCACGGTGATCACGCGGAAGGCGTTCGGCGGGGCGTACGACGTCATGGGCTCCAAGCACCTGGGTGCCGACCTCAATCTTGCCTGGCCGACCGCGCAGATCGCGGTGATGGGTGCGCAGGGCGCGGTCAACATCCTGCACCGCCGCACCATCGCCGAGGCGGAGGACCAGGAGACGACCCGGGCGCGGCTGATCCAGGAGTACGAGGACACGCTGCTCAACCCGTACATCGCGGCCGAGCGCGGTTACATCGACGCGGTGATCATGCCGTCCGACACCCGCGCGCAAATCGTCCGGGGCCTGCGTCAGCTGCGTGCGAAGCGGGAAAACCTGCCTCCGAAGAAGCACGGCAACATCCCCCTCTAG
- a CDS encoding biotin--[acetyl-CoA-carboxylase] ligase has translation MTPQNAPGGRWSDLDRPPLNASALRHALVRSGTLWTSLDVVQATGSTNSDLAARAADTPEGAVLVAEEQTAGRGRLDRDWTAPARSGLFFSVLLKPGPDVPVERWAWLTLLAGVATATAVARTAGVDTALKWPNDLLVTVDGEERKAGGILAERASGDSVVIGIGLNVTLRTDELPVPAAGSLALAGARNVDRDPLLRAVLRSLETWYGEWRAAGGDPAASRLQEAYAAGCATLGRTVRAELPGGRSLTGEAVAVDGEGRLVLAAEDGGSHPVSAGDIIHLRPAS, from the coding sequence ATGACGCCTCAGAACGCCCCCGGCGGTCGCTGGTCCGACCTCGACCGGCCCCCGCTGAACGCCTCCGCCCTGCGCCACGCGCTGGTCAGGTCCGGCACCCTGTGGACTTCGCTCGATGTGGTCCAGGCCACCGGCTCCACCAACTCCGACCTCGCCGCGCGGGCCGCCGACACACCCGAAGGCGCGGTGCTCGTCGCCGAGGAGCAGACGGCGGGCCGCGGCCGGCTGGACCGCGACTGGACCGCTCCGGCCCGCTCCGGGCTGTTCTTCTCCGTGCTGCTGAAGCCGGGCCCGGACGTCCCCGTGGAGCGCTGGGCCTGGCTGACCCTGCTCGCCGGCGTCGCCACCGCCACCGCGGTGGCCCGTACGGCCGGTGTCGACACCGCCCTGAAGTGGCCCAACGACCTGCTCGTCACCGTCGACGGCGAGGAGCGCAAGGCGGGCGGCATCCTCGCCGAGCGCGCGAGCGGGGACTCCGTCGTCATCGGCATCGGCCTCAACGTCACGCTGCGGACCGACGAGCTGCCGGTGCCCGCCGCCGGGTCGCTGGCCCTCGCCGGCGCCAGGAACGTGGACCGTGACCCGCTGCTGCGCGCGGTGCTGCGGTCGCTGGAGACCTGGTACGGCGAGTGGCGCGCGGCCGGCGGCGACCCGGCGGCCAGCCGCCTCCAGGAGGCCTACGCGGCGGGCTGCGCCACGCTCGGCCGTACGGTACGGGCCGAGCTGCCCGGCGGCCGGTCGCTCACCGGCGAGGCGGTGGCCGTCGACGGGGAGGGCAGGCTGGTGCTCGCCGCCGAGGACGGCGGCAGCCACCCCGTCTCGGCGGGCGACATCATCCATCTCCGGCCCGCGAGCTGA